The sequence TTTACGGACATATTCACTCCCTCTGTTTTTTACTTCAGATTTTTAATCTTCTTCAAATCTTGTCTATTTACGCGGCACTGTTCGGCGGCTACAATGCCGGCCATATCGTCCACGGCTTTTTTTAAGTCATCGTTAAGCAAGGCATAGTTGTAATGTTCCAACTCTTGCATTTCCTTTTTGGCCGTTTCCAAGCGGATTTCTATATCTTGGGTGTTATCATTGCGGCCCAAAATGCGTTTTTTAAGTTCTTTCAAACTGGGCGGCACGATAAACACGGTGGCGGCTTCGGGATATTGTTGCTTAACGGTACGGGCACCTTGCACATCAATAACCAAAATGGGGCAAATCCCTTTTTTCATCAAATCATCAACAGATTTTTTGGGGATTCCGTAATAATGAGTATGCACTTGGGCCCATTCCAACATTTGGCCTTTTTTAATGGCCTGTTCGAACTGTTTAATCGTCCAAAACAGGTAATCCACCCCATCTTTTTCGCCTTTTCTCGGCGAACGAGTGGTGGCGGTAATGACACGCGAAACGGTTTTGTTACGCTTCAGTACCGCATCTACGATAGTCGTTTTTCCCGCCCCGGAAGGCGAAGATACAATAATGGGAAAGGCTTTCATTGTTATATTTTAGTAAATTATTGGCGGGCTAGCAAATACAACTTCCGCCTTTGGGTTATATTAAATATACCCTGGCGGAACGGCGGCACGCGTTTGCGGGCCGGCCAATTCGTCTAATAATTTGATAATACCGGGTACTACGCGTTGGCAATCAAAATCTTCTTCGTAGTATTGATGAATTACCTTTTTATAAAAATCGACTTGCTGTTCATTTTTGTTAAACTCAAAAGACAATCTTTCCTGGGACAGGGCACTTAAATCTTCTTCCGGGAAAAAACCGAACAAAATCTTGTTCCCTTGTTTATACAAGAACGAGATATGCGGGTCTTTTGAAATCGTGTTCAGTTCTTTTTTTATGGTATCATCGTCGGCATTAAAAACAGATTTATTTTGCTTAAAATAAGATTTATAGAATTTGCGCGTTTTAATATAAGAAGCAACCCCGAAAGAACCAAAAGCCCCATTTTCAACGGATGCAAGTTTTTTTTCCCAAATTTCTTTTCCAAAAAATTTGCTTAAGAAATCTTGATGTGCAAACGCGTCTAATAGGCGGTTTTCGCCGGGTAAGGCGGGCAACTGTTTTCCTTCCAAATAATAGCAAAGAGATTTTTCCTCGGGGAAACTTCCGCTTTCAAAAATTTCCATGCCGTATAGCGGGGTGACAATGCAGGAAGTGTATTCTTCCATAAGATGCGTTATGGGGACACCTCTTTCGTACGATACGCGAAAGTCCCTCACGCCTGCAAAAAAGTAGTTTTTCGGTTTAATGGGTAATGCCCATAAATTTTGTGCTTTGCAGGTGGCTGCTTCGGGCAGGGAAGAGTGTTTATCCCACTTTCGTAAATCGGTGGAAAAAAGGTGGACGGCTTCGTGCAGGGCAATGTTAAAGAAGGCGACGGAATCCAAATGATTAAACCCACCCAAGGTAATGGTGTTTTTAGCGGGAGTCGCATAACATTTAGTTTCTTTGCACAGGGCAAAGGTATAGCGATTTAATACTTGCCCGTTTAACCCGTAACGACTAAATGCATAGTGAGCCCCCAAATATCCCCAAAAAATTTTTTGGTCATCTTTTTCGGGGCTGGAGTGTAACTCGGTAAGAGGGATTCTTTTATCGGTTAAACGAACCGTTTTGTACTTTAAGATTTTTTCGTTTTCCTTCAACCATTTGAGAAAATCGTCCACGCGGTACCAGCCTGTTTGGCGGTTTTCATCTTCGAAGGAGGTGCGCCCGTAATAGTCTTGTATATCTTTGAGTACAGGCTCAAAAAGAGCGTGTTGGGCTTGAAAAACAGCGGATTCCAAATGAATCTCGTGCGCGCTTGTGTTGCAAAAAGCCGCCAAGATAAAAAAGGAAAGGAAAAGTACAATTGTTTTGTACGGTTGCATACTGAAAGTATAGGAAATCAAGTTCTTATTTTCAAGGAACGCGAACGAAGATGTCTTGATTATTCACTCAAAAATACTAAAATAAGTAATATGAAGAAAATTTTTCTATTTATTTTATGGGCCGTTTTACCGGCTTATTTGTGGGCCGCCGGCGATTTCCCTTCCTTGGAAAACCAAATTAAAAAATCTTTACAAGAGAAGCGGATATCGTCTTTTTTGTCCTTGGTTATTGAGGTGGAAGAACCCACCGAATATCAACGGGAGGAAATGATTAAGCTGGAAAATAAACTCTACCGTTTAGCCAGCGAACAAGAATTTAAGGACTTTGCCCAACTGGCTAAATTTTTAGATGATTTAATGCCCGAAGCCGAGAATGATACTATCTTCATTAAAGATGCTTTCCCTGTGCAAGAAGGGGAAGAACCGAAAGGAGATTTAGATTGCGACGGCAGAACCTTCTATGCACTGGGGGTGTTGGAGCGCTTGGGAAACCCTTTTAAGGTGTATGCCGTGTCGCAAATTGACCACATGTTACTTACTGACGGGAACTTGTTTTATGATTTGTTATACAAAGAGTTTGGCCGTAAACCGATGAAAAACGAGTGGTCATTTTCGTTCCCTTTCATCACCAAACAGGAACTGTACGGGCATCTGCTTGCCAACAAGGCCATCTATTTTTGGAAAGGCGGGGGAAAAATGTTTTATGATGAACAACTCCCTTTCATCGAAAAGGGATTTCCCCTTGCGGAAAAAGCCTACGAGAAAAACCCGAAAAATGTATCGCTTTTGCTTAACTGGTACAAAATGTTAAACGAAAATAAAGATGACTTTTCCTTTCCTCAAATTTTGGAAGCTTTAGGCCTTTTGCTTGGCCGTGCGGAAACGGAAGGATTAACCTATAAACCTGTCTATGTGCCACAAGGGTTTTACATGGACGGGAACGACCGGGGAAAAATTATAAAAGAAAAGATAAAAGAAACCCTTACCCTCAACAAATGGATCGCCTACACCTTGCAACGCGTCGGAAATTTGTACGGTCTTGATGCTGAGAAGTTTATTTTGGAACTTTATATGGAAGCCACCCCGGATATTTACGGACAAAATCAACGGACCTATGCGTGTGTTCTTCATGCTTTGGGGCATTCGCATGAAGAGGTATTAGCGCACCGGAAGCAAGCTGATGAAAAATTCTATAAGTATATGGAAACTCTTGATCAAGAAGAGACTCCGGTAGAAGAGTTATTTTCGCTTAATATAATTTATAAATATCAAGTGAAAGTGACGGAACAGGAATTTTTAAGTTATTGTGAAAGGACTTTCCGCCCCCGTGAAAAGAGCTTTAACTAAAATAAAAAACCCCGGTAAATTTACCGGGGTTTTCTATTGTTTTTGAATAAACTTTTCCAGTAATTTTTTATTCTCGTCCCAATTGCTTTTTGTGCATTTTGTCCATATCCGGGCAATCAAATAGATCGCTCCTATTATTACCCCTGACAAAAGGGTTATAAATATCTCTTTCGCCAACGGGAGTTGGGTTATGGCCGTACGAGCAAAGCGGTTCCAAAGGTGCCCGAAACCTACAATACACCCGACGAAAAAAACCCCGGCTATGGCTCCCCAAAAAAACAACAAACAGAGGTCTTTTAATTTTTTCATACTGTATATACTAACAAAAAACCCGCTCCGTTAAAAGAGCGGGTTTTTTAGGTTTAGAACCGATTATTTGCGTTTGGCAGCCAACACATCTTTGGCGGCGGCTTGCGCAGCAGCCAAGCGGGCTATCGGCACGCGGAAGGCAGAGCAGGACACATAGGTAAACCCTTCGCGGTGGCAGAATTCCACGCTTTCGGGGTCACCGCCGTGTTCACCGCAGATGCCTACTTTCAGGTTGGGTTTCTGGTCACGGCCTTCGGTTACGGCGTGCTGAATAAGCATGCCTACACCGCGTTGATCCAAGGTTTGGAACGGATCCGCTTCCAAAATACCTTGTTTGAGGTATTCGGGGAGGAAGGAGCCGATATCGTCGCGGGAGAAACCAAATGTCATTTGCGTAAGGTCGTTGGTGCCGAAGGAGAAAAAGTCCGCTTCCGCAGCCACTTCGTAAGCGAGGACGGCCGCACGCGGAATTTCAATCATGGTACCCACAGAGTAGTTGAGTTTTTTAACTTTCGTTTTGGCTACTACGGCTTCGTAGGCGGCGCGGATGAGTTTTTTCTGGGTGATAATTTCGTTTACATCGCAGGTAAGCGGAATCATCACTTCCGGAATCGCTTTTACGCCTTCTTTAATAAGTTCGGCAGCCGCTTCGAAAATAGCGCGGGATTGCATGGAAGTAATTTCCGGATAGGTAACACCCAAGCGGATACCGCGGTGACCCATCATGGGGTTTACTTCGTGCAAGCCGGCGGCGCGTTCCTTAAATACAGCCATGGAAATACCAAGGGCTTTGGCCAATTCTTGTTGTTTTTCGGGCAAGGTGGGCACAAATTCGTGGAGCGGCGGATCCATCAAGCGGACGGTTACGCCGTATCCTGCCATGGCTTTCATCGTGGCTTTGATTTCTTTCTTCATGTGGGGGAAGAGTTCTTCCACCGCGGCTTTGCGTTCTTCTTCGCTGCCGGAAAGAATCATTTTGCGCAAGATGAAGAGCGGTTTTTCGGAATTTTTACCGTAGAACATATGTTCAATGCGGAACAGACCGATACCTTCAGCCCCGAATTTGCGGGCTTTCACGGCATCATCTTCCGTATCGGCATTGGCACGAACTTTCAGTTGGCGTACTTTATCGCACAAACCGAGGAAAGCGGTAAGGTTTTTGTTTCCTTCACCGGCACCTAACATTTTAAGCGCACCGGCATAAACATAACCTTTTGTACCGTTCAAGGTAAGTTCGTCGCCTTCTTTATAGGTTTTGCCACCCATTTTAACGGTTTTGGCGTTCAAATTGATTTCCAATTCGCCGCAACCCACAATACAGCATTTACCCCAGCCGCGGGCAACCAAGGCCGCGTGAGAAGTCATACCACCGCGTTGGGTCAAAATACCCGCCGCAGCACGCATACCTTCAATATCTTCGGGGTTGGTTTCTTCGCGTACTAAAATAACGCTTTGGCCTTTTTCTTGAAGTTTAATAGCATCGGTGGAGTTGAAAACGATTTTACCAGCCGCACCGCCGGGGCCCGCAGGCAAGCCTTTGGCAACCGGGGTTACACCGGCTTCGGCTTTGGGGTCGATGGCCGGAAGCAACAGTTCGCCCAACTGGGCAGGCGTAACGCGCAAGACGGCTTCTTCTTTGGTAATCAAGCGTTCTTTTACCATGTCCAAGGCCATTTGCACGGCAGCGGTACCGTTGCGTTTCCCTACGCGGCATTGGAGCATCCAAAGTTTTTGGTTTTCAATGGTGAACTCAATATCCAACATATCATGGAAGTGTTTTTCCAATTTCTTTTGGATAGCGTCCAACTCTTTATATACCTTGGGCATTACTTTTTCCAAGGTCGGTAAGTGTTTGGAGTGGGCGTTCGTAGACCATTTGTTCATGGGGGAGGGAGTGCGGATACCGGCTACTACGTCTTCCCCTTGGGCGTTGATTAAATATTCGCCGTAGAAATGGCTGTCGCCGTTGCCTGGGTTGCGGGTAAAGGCTACGCCGGTAGCACTGTCCGTACCCATGTTGCCGAATACCATGGTTTGCACGTTAACGGCTGTACCCCAATCGTGCGGGATATTTTCAATGTTGCGGTAGGCAATGGCGCGTTTCCCGTTCCAGGAAGCAAATACCGCCCCGATAGCACCCCAAAGTTGTTCCATCGGATTGTCCGGGAAGTCTTTTTTAAGAACTTTTTTAACGGTTTTCTTAAATTCTACGCACAATTTTTTAAGTTCTTCGGCAGGAATTTTGGTATCGTCGGATACGCCCAATTTGGCTTTTACATCACCGAGCATACCATCTAAAATTTTGCGGATACCTTCGCCGTCTTTGGGTTCAATGCCGGCGGCTTTTTCCATTACTACATCGGAATACATCATAATCAAGCGGCGGTAGGCATCATATACAAAGCGTTCATCACCGGTTTTGGCAATCATACCGGGGATTGTTTTTTCGGTTAAACCGATGTTCAAAATGGTTTCCATCATGCCGGGCATGGAAGCACGGGCACCGGAGCGAACGGATACCAAAAGCGGATTTTTATCGGAACCAAATACTTTTTTGGTTTCTTTTTCCACTTTTTTCAAGTTTGCTTCTACATCGGCTTTTAAGGTTTTGGGATAGGTGCGTTTGTTGTTCCAGTAGTAGGTGCACACTTCGGTAGTAATCGTGAAACCGGGAGGAACGGGCAATTTTAACTGGCCGGACATTTCAGCCAAGTTGGCCCCTTTTCCACCTAAAATTTCTTTCATTTTACCATTACCTTCGGCTTTACCGGCACCGAAGTAATAGACATTTTTCGTAACTTTTTTGAGAACGGCTTTCTTAACGGCTGCTTTTTTTACAGTCTTTTTCGCGGCCGGTTTAGCCGCTTTTTTGACGGTCTTTTTTACCATATCAGGTCGTTTCTCCCATATAAAATATCAACAGGCGGGTTATGCCCGCGTAAGTCAACTATATTGTAATACATTTCTGCTAGAAAATAAAATTTTTTTTATGAGGAATCGAAAGAAAGGATAAAAAAAGGGGGAAAGTCATTTCCCCTGAATATATTATATATAGGTAAAAGCTAATTAGTTTTCTGGCTTAAATACTCCCCACGAAAACCATACGCATGGGAAACTTCCCTTCCCAAAGAACGAATTAAGTTTTCTGCCGAGCGGGTGGTATCGTCCGGGGATAGGGTGGTGGCGGTTTTGCCGGGGTAGAGATCGTAACGGGCGCGGTAGCAGGTTTCCGTTAAGTTGGGCATAATTACATTGGCTCCGCACCCAAGCGCGAGGGCTCTGCCTTGCGGGTGTAAAGTTTCCATGGCTGTGGTAGCCGGGATATTGATATCCGGCAGTAATAGGCGCATCAGGGCCATCATTTTTAAGGAAAGTTCAAAATGACCGTTAGAGGTTTCTTCGGCCAAAGGTGTGTGCGGGTGAGGAATAAACGGGCCGATGCCTGCCATGTCCACCGGTAAATTTTTGAAGAAGAGTAAATCTTCCGCTAAACTTTCCGTTGTTTGCCCCGGAAGGCCTACCAAGGAACCGGAGCCGACTTCATAGCCTAATTCTTTTAGCATATGCAGGCAATTCAGGCGGTTTTCCCAACTCATGCCCGGATCCATTTTTTCGTAGAGGGTTTTGTCGGTCGTTTCAATGCGTAGCAAGTATCTGTCGGCACCGGCTTGGCGGTATGCCTTATACTCTTCGTAAGTTTTTTCGCCGATGCTTAAGGTGACTGCCATATCCAATTTTTTTATTTCGCGGATTACTTCACACAACTTATCGGTATCAAACCAACCGTCTTCTCCCGATTGCAATACCACGGTTTTATAACCGTATTGGGCGGCTCTGTGTGCGGTGTTTAAGATGTCTTGCGGGGTAAGGCGGTATCTGTCCGCCGCCAGATTGGAACGACGGATACCGCAGTAAAGGCAATCGTTTTTACAATGATTGGAAAATTCTATCAGTGCGCGCAGATATACGCCGTTTCCCACAAACTGTTGGCGTACCCGGTCGGCTTTTTCAAAAAGAGGGGTCGGGTCTTGTAGTGATAATAAATCTACCAATTCTTGTTTTGAAAAAGTTTTTTGTGTTAATAATTTTTCCAATCTTTCGCGCGCGTTCGTCATACACACAGTATAGCAAATTGAAAAATGGGTCAAAAGACCCAAAAATCGGTAGGACGGGCCCAACTTTGCAAAGGGGCCCAAATTCCGGTGTATTTTAGGACTAATGACCCTGTTTTTTCCTCTCATAAAACGATAAATTAAATGTATAAGAAGGAAAATTTTAATCGGGAGGTGCTGTTATGAACGTAACCATGAACGAAACTTTAACCACGCAGTTAATTAAAAAACAGCGCCTGGATCGCGAATTTTCGTGGATCAGCCGCGAGTTTGACGATTATCACACCCTGAGCGATTTGGAACTTGATAATGTAGAACGCTATGTGGCTCTGCATTTAGGATATAGTTTCTAAAAAGTGTTTCTCTAAACCTCCTACAAGAAAACACCCTGCGCCCGCCCTTATCTCCGGCGGGCGTCTTACTATAGTCCCATTGGGTAGGGGAAAAATAGGGCTTTTGTCCCTTGCGGAAAAAACAGGCTAATTTCTAAAATATATATATGAATAAAAACAAAATTTATATATCCTTGTTAC comes from Elusimicrobium sp. and encodes:
- a CDS encoding guanylate kinase, which codes for MKAFPIIVSSPSGAGKTTIVDAVLKRNKTVSRVITATTRSPRKGEKDGVDYLFWTIKQFEQAIKKGQMLEWAQVHTHYYGIPKKSVDDLMKKGICPILVIDVQGARTVKQQYPEAATVFIVPPSLKELKKRILGRNDNTQDIEIRLETAKKEMQELEHYNYALLNDDLKKAVDDMAGIVAAEQCRVNRQDLKKIKNLK
- a CDS encoding pyruvate, phosphate dikinase produces the protein MVKKTVKKAAKPAAKKTVKKAAVKKAVLKKVTKNVYYFGAGKAEGNGKMKEILGGKGANLAEMSGQLKLPVPPGFTITTEVCTYYWNNKRTYPKTLKADVEANLKKVEKETKKVFGSDKNPLLVSVRSGARASMPGMMETILNIGLTEKTIPGMIAKTGDERFVYDAYRRLIMMYSDVVMEKAAGIEPKDGEGIRKILDGMLGDVKAKLGVSDDTKIPAEELKKLCVEFKKTVKKVLKKDFPDNPMEQLWGAIGAVFASWNGKRAIAYRNIENIPHDWGTAVNVQTMVFGNMGTDSATGVAFTRNPGNGDSHFYGEYLINAQGEDVVAGIRTPSPMNKWSTNAHSKHLPTLEKVMPKVYKELDAIQKKLEKHFHDMLDIEFTIENQKLWMLQCRVGKRNGTAAVQMALDMVKERLITKEEAVLRVTPAQLGELLLPAIDPKAEAGVTPVAKGLPAGPGGAAGKIVFNSTDAIKLQEKGQSVILVREETNPEDIEGMRAAAGILTQRGGMTSHAALVARGWGKCCIVGCGELEINLNAKTVKMGGKTYKEGDELTLNGTKGYVYAGALKMLGAGEGNKNLTAFLGLCDKVRQLKVRANADTEDDAVKARKFGAEGIGLFRIEHMFYGKNSEKPLFILRKMILSGSEEERKAAVEELFPHMKKEIKATMKAMAGYGVTVRLMDPPLHEFVPTLPEKQQELAKALGISMAVFKERAAGLHEVNPMMGHRGIRLGVTYPEITSMQSRAIFEAAAELIKEGVKAIPEVMIPLTCDVNEIITQKKLIRAAYEAVVAKTKVKKLNYSVGTMIEIPRAAVLAYEVAAEADFFSFGTNDLTQMTFGFSRDDIGSFLPEYLKQGILEADPFQTLDQRGVGMLIQHAVTEGRDQKPNLKVGICGEHGGDPESVEFCHREGFTYVSCSAFRVPIARLAAAQAAAKDVLAAKRK
- the hydE gene encoding [FeFe] hydrogenase H-cluster radical SAM maturase HydE, translating into MTNARERLEKLLTQKTFSKQELVDLLSLQDPTPLFEKADRVRQQFVGNGVYLRALIEFSNHCKNDCLYCGIRRSNLAADRYRLTPQDILNTAHRAAQYGYKTVVLQSGEDGWFDTDKLCEVIREIKKLDMAVTLSIGEKTYEEYKAYRQAGADRYLLRIETTDKTLYEKMDPGMSWENRLNCLHMLKELGYEVGSGSLVGLPGQTTESLAEDLLFFKNLPVDMAGIGPFIPHPHTPLAEETSNGHFELSLKMMALMRLLLPDINIPATTAMETLHPQGRALALGCGANVIMPNLTETCYRARYDLYPGKTATTLSPDDTTRSAENLIRSLGREVSHAYGFRGEYLSQKTN